One Streptomyces sp. ML-6 genomic region harbors:
- a CDS encoding TldD/PmbA family protein, with amino-acid sequence MPHEVDQSFLALPLRALADAALARARALGAVHADFRFERVRSASWRLRDARPAGSSDTTDLGYAVRVVHGGAWGFASGVDLTMDAAAKVASQAVAMAKLSAKVIAAAGSDERVELADEPSHGERTWVSAYEVDPFAVPDEEKAGLLAEWSSRLLGAEGVAHVDASLTAVHENKFYADTAGTVTTQQRVRLHPEFTAVAVDGTTGEFDSMRTIAPPVGRGWEYMTGTGWDWDDELARIPGLLAEKMRAPSVEAGTYDLVVDPSNLWLTIHESIGHATELDRALGYEAAYAGTSFATFDQLGKLAYGSSVMNVTGDRTAEHGLATIGYDDEGVEAQSWDLIRNGTLVGYQLDRRIAKLTGLGRSNGCAYADSPGHVPVQRMANVSLRPEPGGLSTEDLIGGVERGIYVVGDRSWSIDMQRYNFQFTGQRFFRIENGRLAGQLRDVAYQATTTDFWGSMEKVGGPQTYVLGGAFNCGKAQPGQVAAVSHGCPSALFRGVNILNTTQEAGR; translated from the coding sequence GTGCCCCATGAGGTAGATCAGTCTTTTCTGGCCCTGCCCCTGCGCGCCCTCGCCGACGCGGCGCTCGCCCGCGCGCGGGCGCTGGGCGCCGTGCATGCCGACTTCCGGTTCGAACGGGTGCGCAGCGCGTCCTGGCGGCTGCGGGACGCCCGGCCCGCGGGCTCCTCGGACACCACCGATCTCGGGTACGCGGTACGGGTGGTGCACGGCGGGGCGTGGGGGTTCGCGTCCGGGGTGGACCTGACGATGGACGCGGCGGCGAAGGTCGCCTCGCAGGCCGTGGCCATGGCGAAGCTGTCGGCGAAGGTGATCGCGGCGGCCGGGTCGGACGAGCGGGTCGAGCTGGCGGACGAGCCGTCGCACGGCGAGCGGACCTGGGTCTCGGCGTACGAGGTCGATCCCTTCGCCGTGCCGGACGAGGAGAAGGCGGGGCTGCTCGCCGAGTGGAGTTCCCGGCTCCTGGGCGCCGAGGGCGTCGCACATGTCGACGCCTCGCTGACGGCCGTGCACGAGAACAAGTTCTACGCGGACACGGCGGGCACCGTGACCACCCAGCAGCGGGTCCGGCTGCACCCGGAGTTCACCGCGGTGGCCGTGGACGGGACGACCGGCGAGTTCGACTCGATGCGGACGATCGCCCCGCCGGTGGGCCGCGGCTGGGAGTACATGACCGGGACCGGCTGGGACTGGGACGACGAGCTGGCGCGGATTCCCGGCCTGCTGGCCGAGAAGATGCGGGCGCCGAGCGTCGAGGCGGGGACGTACGACCTGGTCGTCGACCCGTCCAACCTCTGGCTGACCATCCACGAGTCGATCGGCCACGCCACGGAGCTGGACCGGGCGCTGGGCTACGAGGCGGCGTACGCCGGGACCTCGTTCGCCACCTTCGACCAGCTGGGGAAGCTGGCGTACGGCTCCTCCGTGATGAACGTGACCGGTGACCGCACCGCCGAGCACGGGCTCGCGACCATCGGGTACGACGACGAGGGCGTCGAGGCGCAGTCCTGGGACCTGATCAGGAACGGGACGCTGGTCGGGTACCAGCTGGACCGGCGGATCGCGAAGCTCACGGGGCTGGGCCGGTCCAACGGCTGCGCCTACGCGGACTCGCCGGGGCACGTCCCCGTCCAGCGGATGGCGAACGTGTCGCTGCGGCCGGAGCCGGGCGGGCTGTCCACGGAGGACCTGATCGGCGGGGTGGAGCGCGGGATCTACGTGGTCGGCGACCGGTCCTGGTCGATCGACATGCAAAGGTACAACTTTCAATTTACCGGTCAGCGGTTCTTCCGGATCGAGAACGGGCGGCTGGCCGGTCAGCTGCGCGACGTGGCCTACCAGGCGACGACGACGGACTTCTGGGGCTCGATGGAGAAGGTCGGCGGCCCGCAGACGTACGTCCTGGGCGGCGCCTTCAACTGCGGCAAGGCCCAGCCCGGCCAGGTCGCGGCCGTCTCGCACGGCTGCCCCTCCGCCCTCTTCCGGGGCGTGAACATCCTCAACACGACGCAGGAGGCCGGACGATGA
- a CDS encoding metallopeptidase TldD-related protein, which produces MSRVSKPHEIVERALELSTADGCVVIADEESSANLRWAGNALTTNGVTRGRTLTVIATVDGAQGTASGVVSRSAVTADDLEPLVRAAEAAARGAGPAEDAQPLVAGVPVSPGFTDAPAETGSEVFAEFAPALGDAFARARSGGRELYGFANHEMTSTYLGTSTGLRLRHDQPNGTLELNAKSPDRTRSTWAGRSTRDFKDVDPAGLDAELARRLRWSERRIELPAGRYETLLPPTAVADLLIYQLWSSTARDAVEGRTVFSRPGGGTRLGERLSELPLTLRSDPHAPGLESAPFVIAHSSGDSASVFDNGLPLAPTDWVRGGELAHLTTTRHTAGLTGLPVAPAIDNLVLDGGGERSLEEMVAATTGRGLLLTCLWYIREVDPATLLLTGLTRDGVYLVEGGEVVGEVNNFRFNESPVDLLSRATEAGRTGKTLPREWGDWFTRAAMPALRIPDFNMSSVSPGV; this is translated from the coding sequence ATGAGCCGCGTCAGCAAGCCGCACGAGATCGTCGAGCGGGCGCTCGAACTGTCCACCGCGGACGGGTGCGTGGTCATCGCCGACGAGGAGTCGTCGGCGAACCTGCGCTGGGCCGGCAACGCCCTCACGACGAACGGGGTGACGCGGGGGCGGACCCTGACCGTCATCGCGACCGTGGACGGTGCGCAGGGCACCGCGTCCGGGGTGGTGTCGCGGTCGGCCGTCACCGCGGACGACCTGGAGCCGCTGGTGCGGGCCGCCGAGGCCGCCGCGCGCGGGGCCGGTCCCGCCGAGGACGCCCAGCCGCTGGTCGCCGGGGTGCCCGTGTCGCCCGGCTTCACGGACGCGCCGGCCGAGACGGGCTCGGAAGTCTTCGCCGAGTTCGCCCCGGCGCTCGGGGACGCCTTCGCCCGGGCCCGTTCCGGCGGCCGTGAACTGTACGGCTTCGCCAACCACGAGATGACCTCCACCTACCTCGGCACGTCGACGGGGCTGCGGCTGCGCCACGACCAGCCGAACGGGACGCTGGAGCTCAACGCGAAGTCGCCCGACCGGACCCGCTCGACCTGGGCGGGCCGTTCCACGCGCGACTTCAAGGACGTCGACCCGGCCGGGCTCGACGCGGAGCTGGCACGGCGGCTGCGCTGGTCGGAGCGCCGGATCGAGCTGCCCGCCGGGCGGTACGAGACGCTGCTGCCGCCGACCGCGGTGGCCGATCTGCTGATCTACCAGCTGTGGTCGTCGACGGCGCGGGACGCCGTGGAGGGCCGGACGGTGTTCTCCCGGCCGGGCGGCGGGACCAGGCTCGGCGAGCGGCTGTCCGAGCTGCCGCTGACGCTGCGCAGCGACCCGCACGCGCCGGGGCTCGAGTCGGCGCCGTTCGTGATCGCCCACTCCTCCGGGGACAGCGCCTCCGTCTTCGACAACGGTCTGCCCCTGGCGCCGACCGACTGGGTCCGGGGCGGCGAGCTGGCGCACCTGACGACCACCCGGCACACGGCGGGGCTGACCGGGCTGCCGGTCGCGCCGGCGATCGACAACCTGGTGCTGGACGGCGGCGGCGAGCGGTCCCTGGAGGAGATGGTGGCCGCGACGACCGGCCGGGGGCTGCTGCTGACCTGCCTGTGGTACATCCGGGAGGTCGATCCGGCGACGCTGCTGCTGACCGGGCTGACCCGCGACGGGGTGTACCTCGTCGAGGGCGGCGAGGTCGTCGGCGAGGTGAACAACTTCCGGTTCAACGAGTCGCCGGTGGATCTGCTGTCCCGGGCCACCGAGGCGGGCCGTACCGGGAAGACGCTGCCGCGCGAGTGGGGCGACTGGTTCACCCGGGCCGCGATGCCCGCGCTGCGCATCCCCGACTTCAACATGAGCTCGGTCAGCCCGGGTGTATGA
- the tyrS gene encoding tyrosine--tRNA ligase, whose amino-acid sequence MTDIVDELKWRGLFAQSTDEDALRKALADGPVTFYCGYDPTAASLHVGHLVQVLTMRRLQQAGLRPLALVGGATGQIGDPRPTAERTLNDPETVAGWVTRLRAQIEPFLSFEGENAAVMVNNLDWTSGMSAIEFLRDIGKHFRVNKMLTKDSIARRLESDEGISYTEFSYQLLQSMDFLELYRRYGCTLQQGGSDQWGNLTAGLDLIHRLEPGAEVHALATPLMTKADGTKFGKSEGGAVWLDPTMTTPYAFYQFWLNVDDRDVSRYMRVLSFRSPAELEELEKITEERPQARTAQRALAEELTTLVHGADQCAAVIAASKALFGQGELGELDEATLAAALSEVPHARVTELGPLVDLLVEVGLAPSKSGARRTVKEGGAYVNNVKVTDGESAPAREELLQGRWLVLRRGKKNLAAIEVTG is encoded by the coding sequence GTGACGGACATCGTCGACGAGCTGAAGTGGCGCGGGCTGTTCGCCCAGTCCACCGATGAGGACGCACTGCGCAAGGCTCTCGCGGACGGTCCCGTCACCTTCTATTGCGGTTACGACCCCACCGCGGCGAGCCTGCACGTCGGCCATCTGGTGCAGGTGCTCACCATGCGCCGGCTCCAGCAGGCCGGTCTGCGTCCGCTCGCCCTGGTGGGCGGGGCCACCGGCCAGATCGGTGACCCGCGCCCGACCGCGGAGCGCACGCTGAACGACCCGGAGACGGTCGCCGGCTGGGTGACGCGGCTGCGGGCCCAGATCGAGCCGTTCCTGTCCTTCGAGGGCGAGAACGCGGCGGTCATGGTGAACAACCTGGACTGGACCTCGGGCATGTCCGCGATCGAGTTCCTCCGGGACATCGGCAAGCACTTCCGGGTCAACAAGATGCTGACCAAGGACTCCATCGCCCGCCGGCTGGAGTCCGACGAGGGCATCAGCTACACCGAGTTCAGCTACCAGCTGCTCCAGAGCATGGACTTCCTGGAGCTGTACCGGCGCTACGGCTGCACCCTCCAGCAGGGCGGCAGCGACCAGTGGGGCAACCTGACCGCGGGTCTCGACCTGATCCACCGCCTGGAGCCGGGCGCCGAGGTGCACGCGCTGGCGACCCCGCTGATGACGAAGGCGGACGGGACGAAGTTCGGCAAGTCCGAGGGCGGGGCCGTCTGGCTCGACCCGACGATGACGACGCCGTACGCGTTCTACCAGTTCTGGCTGAACGTGGACGACCGGGACGTCTCCCGGTACATGCGCGTCCTCAGCTTCCGCAGCCCCGCCGAGCTGGAGGAGCTGGAGAAGATCACCGAGGAGCGCCCGCAGGCCCGGACGGCGCAGCGCGCGCTGGCCGAGGAGCTGACGACGCTGGTGCACGGCGCCGACCAGTGCGCCGCGGTCATCGCGGCGTCGAAGGCGCTCTTCGGTCAGGGCGAGCTCGGCGAGCTGGACGAGGCGACGCTGGCCGCCGCGCTGTCCGAGGTGCCGCACGCCCGGGTCACCGAGCTCGGCCCGCTGGTGGACCTGCTGGTGGAGGTCGGTCTGGCGCCGAGCAAGTCGGGCGCCCGGCGCACGGTGAAGGAGGGCGGCGCGTACGTGAACAACGTCAAGGTCACCGACGGCGAGAGCGCGCCGGCCCGTGAGGAGCTGCTGCAGGGGCGGTGGCTGGTGCTGCGCCGGGGCAAGAAGAACCTCGCCGCCATCGAGGTCACCGGCTGA
- a CDS encoding GlsB/YeaQ/YmgE family stress response membrane protein encodes MGWLWAIIVGLVLGLIAKAILPGKQNIPLWLTTIFGIIGSVLGNAVATWLGVNETKGIDWMRHLFQLIGAVVVVGVGDMLWTSIRGTRRKA; translated from the coding sequence ATGGGCTGGCTGTGGGCAATCATCGTGGGGCTGGTGCTCGGTCTGATCGCGAAGGCGATCCTGCCCGGCAAACAGAACATCCCCCTCTGGCTGACAACCATCTTCGGCATCATCGGCAGCGTCCTCGGCAACGCGGTCGCCACCTGGCTCGGTGTGAACGAAACCAAGGGCATCGACTGGATGCGCCACCTGTTCCAGCTGATCGGCGCCGTGGTCGTCGTCGGGGTCGGCGACATGCTGTGGACCTCGATCCGCGGCACCAGACGGAAGGCCTGA
- a CDS encoding DUF3099 domain-containing protein — MRKRSGDEVFRITGARQGLADDVRGRQRRYVISMSVRTVSVILAAVLWNVERYVAIVALVLGVLLPYVAVVIANAGRENTPSLPSTFVPTPMRPVLDAAPVSGGTAPGPKSDETPRGAGSA; from the coding sequence ATGCGGAAGCGGAGCGGCGACGAGGTCTTCCGGATCACGGGGGCCCGGCAGGGACTCGCGGACGATGTGCGCGGCAGGCAGCGGCGCTATGTGATCTCGATGTCCGTGCGGACGGTTTCGGTGATCCTGGCCGCCGTGCTGTGGAACGTCGAACGGTACGTCGCGATCGTGGCCCTGGTGCTCGGTGTCCTGCTCCCCTACGTGGCGGTGGTCATCGCCAACGCGGGGCGGGAGAACACCCCTTCGCTCCCCTCGACCTTCGTACCGACGCCGATGCGGCCGGTCCTCGACGCGGCGCCGGTGTCCGGCGGCACGGCCCCCGGCCCGAAAAGTGATGAAACGCCCCGTGGTGCCGGATCGGCGTGA
- the moaA gene encoding GTP 3',8-cyclase MoaA, which yields MLIDTYGRVATDLRVSLTDRCNLRCTYCMPEEGLQWLAKPDLLSDDEIVRLIRIAVTRLGITEVRFTGGEPLLRPGLVSVVERCAALDPRPRMSLTTNGIGLKRTAAALRAAGLDRVNVSLDTLRPETFKALTRRDRLHDVLAGLEAARDAGLAPVKVNTVLMPGLNDDEAPELLAWAVEHDYELRFIEQMPLDAQHGWKRDGMITAGDILQSLRTRFTLTEEGATERGSAPAERWIVDGGPHRVGVIASVTRPFCRACDRTRLTADGQVRTCLFAREETDLRGALRSGAPDEEIARIWTEAMWGKKAGSGLDDPSFLQPDRPMSAIGG from the coding sequence ATGCTCATCGACACCTACGGCAGGGTCGCCACCGACCTGCGCGTCTCACTGACCGACCGGTGCAACCTCCGATGCACGTACTGCATGCCCGAGGAGGGCCTGCAGTGGCTGGCCAAGCCCGACCTGCTCAGCGACGACGAGATCGTCCGGCTGATCCGCATCGCCGTCACCCGGCTGGGCATCACCGAGGTCCGGTTCACCGGCGGCGAGCCGCTGCTGCGCCCCGGCCTGGTCTCCGTCGTCGAGCGGTGCGCGGCCCTGGACCCGCGCCCCAGGATGTCGCTCACCACCAACGGCATCGGACTGAAGCGCACCGCCGCCGCGCTCAGGGCGGCGGGACTCGACCGGGTCAACGTCTCGCTGGACACCCTGCGCCCCGAGACCTTCAAGGCGCTCACCCGCCGCGACCGCCTCCACGACGTACTGGCCGGCCTCGAAGCCGCCCGCGACGCCGGACTCGCCCCGGTCAAGGTCAACACCGTCCTCATGCCGGGACTCAACGACGACGAGGCCCCCGAGCTGCTCGCCTGGGCCGTCGAGCACGACTACGAGCTCCGCTTCATCGAGCAGATGCCGCTCGACGCCCAGCACGGCTGGAAACGCGACGGCATGATCACGGCGGGTGACATCCTCCAGTCGCTGCGCACCCGCTTCACCCTCACCGAGGAGGGCGCCACGGAGCGCGGCTCCGCCCCCGCGGAGCGCTGGATCGTCGACGGCGGACCGCACCGGGTCGGGGTCATCGCCTCCGTCACCCGCCCCTTCTGCCGGGCCTGCGACCGGACCAGACTCACCGCCGACGGACAGGTCCGCACCTGCCTCTTCGCCCGGGAGGAGACGGACCTGCGCGGCGCCCTGCGCTCGGGCGCGCCCGACGAGGAGATCGCCCGGATCTGGACGGAGGCGATGTGGGGGAAGAAAGCCGGATCGGGACTGGACGACCCCTCTTTCCTCCAGCCGGACCGGCCCATGTCGGCGATCGGCGGATAA
- a CDS encoding cation acetate symporter, protein MSTAYPSHHVLQLAASSTTEHRPLIITLFAVFVAATLGITVWAGRQTRSAADFYAGGRQFTAFQNGLAVSGDYMSAASFLGIAGAIALFGYDGFLYSIGFLVAWLVALLLVAEPLRNSGRYTMGDVLAYRMRQRPVRTAAGVSTIVVSIFYLLAQMAGAGVLVALLLGITSDAGKILIVSLVGVLMIVYVTIGGMKGTTWVQMVKAVLLIAGALLMTFLVLLKFDFNISDLLGTAAAKSGHGAAFLEPGLKYGVTGTSKLDFLSLGIALVLGTAGLPHILIRFYTVPTAKAARKSVNWAIGIIGAFYLMTIALGFGAAALIGPAEIKAKNPAGNAAAPQLAEYLGGVGSTGGAVLLAVISAVAFATILAVVAGLTLASSSSFAHDIYANVIRGGKATEKEEMRAARWATVLIGAVAIVLGAFARDMNVAGLVALAFAVAASANLPTILYSLFWKRFTTQGALWSIYGGLASSVILVLFSPVVSGNPKTSMFKGVDFAWFPLENPGLISIPLGFLLGWIGSLLSKEEPDKGKYAELEVKSLTGVGAH, encoded by the coding sequence ATGAGCACCGCGTACCCCTCGCACCACGTCCTCCAGCTGGCCGCCTCGTCCACCACCGAGCACCGGCCGCTGATCATCACGCTCTTCGCCGTGTTCGTCGCCGCGACCCTGGGCATCACCGTCTGGGCCGGACGCCAGACCAGGAGCGCCGCCGACTTCTACGCGGGCGGCCGCCAGTTCACCGCCTTCCAGAACGGACTCGCGGTCTCCGGCGACTACATGTCGGCGGCCTCGTTCCTCGGCATCGCCGGCGCCATCGCCCTCTTCGGCTACGACGGCTTCCTGTACTCCATCGGCTTCCTCGTCGCCTGGCTGGTGGCCCTGCTGCTGGTCGCCGAACCACTGCGCAACTCGGGCCGCTACACGATGGGCGACGTCCTCGCCTACCGGATGCGCCAGCGCCCGGTCCGCACCGCCGCCGGGGTCTCCACCATCGTCGTCTCGATCTTCTACCTGCTGGCGCAGATGGCGGGCGCGGGCGTCCTGGTCGCCCTCCTCCTCGGCATCACCAGCGACGCCGGCAAGATCCTCATCGTCTCCCTGGTCGGCGTACTGATGATCGTGTACGTCACCATCGGCGGCATGAAGGGCACCACCTGGGTGCAGATGGTGAAGGCCGTCCTGCTGATCGCGGGCGCCCTGCTGATGACCTTCCTGGTGCTGCTGAAGTTCGACTTCAACATCTCCGACCTGCTGGGCACGGCCGCCGCGAAGAGCGGCCACGGAGCGGCATTCCTGGAACCCGGCCTCAAGTACGGCGTCACCGGCACTTCGAAGCTGGACTTCCTCTCCCTCGGCATCGCACTCGTCCTCGGCACCGCCGGCCTGCCGCACATCCTGATCCGCTTCTACACGGTGCCGACCGCCAAGGCCGCCCGGAAGTCCGTCAACTGGGCCATCGGCATCATCGGCGCGTTCTACCTGATGACGATCGCGCTCGGCTTCGGCGCCGCGGCCCTGATCGGCCCGGCCGAGATCAAGGCCAAGAACCCGGCCGGCAACGCCGCAGCCCCGCAACTCGCCGAATACCTCGGCGGGGTCGGCTCCACCGGCGGCGCCGTGCTGCTCGCCGTGATCTCCGCCGTCGCCTTCGCCACCATCCTCGCCGTCGTCGCCGGGCTCACCCTCGCCTCCTCGTCCTCCTTCGCCCACGACATCTACGCCAACGTCATCCGCGGGGGGAAGGCCACCGAGAAGGAGGAGATGCGGGCCGCCCGCTGGGCCACCGTCCTCATCGGCGCGGTCGCGATCGTCCTGGGCGCCTTCGCCCGCGACATGAACGTCGCCGGGCTCGTGGCACTGGCCTTCGCCGTCGCCGCCTCCGCCAACCTGCCGACCATCCTCTACAGCCTCTTCTGGAAACGGTTCACCACCCAGGGCGCACTGTGGTCGATCTACGGCGGTCTGGCGAGCTCGGTGATCCTGGTGCTGTTCTCACCGGTCGTCTCCGGCAACCCGAAGACCTCGATGTTCAAGGGCGTCGACTTCGCCTGGTTCCCGCTGGAGAACCCCGGCCTGATCTCCATCCCGCTGGGCTTCCTGCTCGGCTGGATCGGCTCCCTCCTCTCGAAGGAGGAACCGGACAAGGGCAAGTACGCCGAGCTGGAGGTCAAGTCCCTCACCGGCGTCGGAGCACACTGA
- a CDS encoding DUF485 domain-containing protein: protein MATDAPPPPEGSTDTRPTRPTTEAFLETQESAEFGELRRTHRSFAFPLTVAFVLWYLLYVLLSNYAGGFMGTKVYGNINVAFVFGLAQFATTFLIAWFYARHAAAKLDPKAEAIKSRMEADA from the coding sequence GTGGCTACCGATGCACCGCCGCCGCCCGAGGGCAGTACGGACACCCGCCCCACCCGGCCCACGACCGAGGCGTTCCTCGAGACGCAGGAGAGCGCGGAGTTCGGCGAACTGCGCCGCACCCACCGCTCGTTCGCCTTCCCGCTGACCGTCGCCTTCGTCCTCTGGTACCTGCTGTACGTGCTGCTGTCCAACTACGCGGGCGGCTTCATGGGCACCAAGGTGTACGGCAACATCAACGTGGCCTTCGTGTTCGGTCTCGCCCAGTTCGCCACCACCTTCCTCATCGCCTGGTTCTACGCGCGCCACGCCGCGGCGAAGCTCGACCCGAAGGCCGAGGCGATCAAGTCCCGCATGGAGGCCGACGCATGA
- a CDS encoding S8 family serine peptidase, which yields MAQLGSRRTRALTLPVGLALTASLGFLPAGAASAAPVDAQPSATVSTDGPKLSYVVNTRGNHGTVKQVKKAIVRAGGTVVVAYEQIGVIVAHSQNPDFAKTIRRVKGVDSAGATRTNPIVPQATTDTGDEQPLTAAQAKGAAARATAGQDPMEPLQWDLPAIKADQAHKKTLGSSKVTVAVIDTGVDDTHPDLAPNFDRGASASCVSGAPDTTDGAWRPKAGESDHGTHVAGTIAAAKNGVGVTGVAPGVKVAGIKVANPDGFFYTESIVCSFVWAAEHGVDVTNNSYYTDPWMFNCKEDEDQGALVEAVARATRYAERKGAVNVASAGNSAFDLASDAIEDTTSPNDTEAVTRTIDPSECLDIPAMLPGVVTVSATGAKGLKSSYSNYGNGVIDVAAPGGDSTVYQTPAPPATSGLILSTLPGGKYGYKAGTSMASPHVAGVAALIKSKHPYAPAAAVKALLLAQADATACGEPYDIDGDGTIDAVCEGGKNRNGFYGAGVVNALNAVRW from the coding sequence ATGGCTCAGCTGGGATCCAGACGGACGCGCGCACTGACATTGCCCGTCGGGCTGGCCCTCACCGCCTCGCTCGGCTTCCTCCCCGCGGGTGCCGCCTCCGCCGCACCGGTGGACGCGCAGCCCTCGGCGACGGTGTCGACGGACGGCCCGAAGCTCTCCTACGTGGTCAACACGCGGGGCAACCACGGCACGGTCAAGCAGGTGAAGAAGGCGATAGTCCGGGCCGGTGGCACGGTGGTGGTCGCCTACGAGCAGATCGGCGTCATCGTCGCCCACTCGCAGAACCCGGACTTCGCGAAGACGATCCGCCGGGTCAAGGGCGTGGATTCGGCGGGGGCCACCCGCACCAACCCCATCGTCCCGCAGGCCACCACGGACACCGGGGACGAGCAGCCGCTCACCGCCGCCCAGGCGAAGGGCGCGGCGGCGCGGGCGACGGCGGGCCAGGACCCGATGGAGCCCCTGCAGTGGGACCTGCCCGCCATCAAGGCGGACCAGGCGCACAAGAAGACGCTGGGCAGCAGCAAGGTCACGGTCGCGGTCATCGACACGGGCGTCGACGACACCCACCCGGACCTGGCGCCGAACTTCGACCGCGGGGCCTCGGCGAGCTGTGTCTCCGGGGCACCGGACACCACGGACGGCGCCTGGCGCCCGAAGGCCGGCGAGAGCGACCACGGCACGCACGTGGCGGGCACCATCGCCGCCGCGAAGAACGGCGTCGGCGTGACGGGCGTGGCGCCGGGGGTGAAGGTCGCCGGCATCAAGGTGGCGAACCCGGACGGCTTCTTCTACACCGAGTCGATCGTCTGCAGCTTCGTCTGGGCCGCCGAGCACGGGGTCGACGTCACCAACAACAGCTATTACACCGACCCGTGGATGTTCAACTGCAAGGAGGACGAGGACCAGGGCGCCCTGGTCGAGGCCGTCGCCCGGGCCACGCGGTACGCGGAGCGCAAGGGCGCGGTCAACGTAGCCTCGGCCGGCAACAGCGCCTTCGACCTGGCCTCCGACGCGATCGAGGACACGACCAGCCCGAACGACACCGAGGCGGTCACCCGCACGATCGACCCGAGCGAGTGCCTCGACATCCCGGCGATGCTGCCGGGCGTGGTGACGGTCTCCGCGACCGGTGCCAAGGGCCTGAAGTCCTCGTACTCGAACTACGGGAACGGCGTCATCGACGTGGCGGCCCCGGGCGGTGACTCCACGGTCTACCAGACGCCCGCCCCGCCGGCCACGAGCGGTCTGATCCTGTCCACGCTGCCGGGCGGCAAGTACGGCTACAAGGCCGGTACGTCGATGGCCTCCCCGCACGTCGCGGGTGTCGCGGCCCTGATCAAGTCGAAGCACCCGTACGCGCCGGCGGCCGCGGTGAAGGCGCTGCTGCTCGCGCAGGCCGACGCCACCGCGTGCGGCGAGCCGTACGACATCGACGGCGACGGCACGATCGACGCCGTCTGCGAGGGCGGCAAGAACCGCAACGGCTTCTACGGCGCCGGTGTGGTGAACGCGCTGAACGCGGTCCGCTGGTAG
- a CDS encoding CoA transferase has translation MNQVRASGIEQAWAALGGDPALLARIGTAGRGGALPARLPVMELARSTVAVCSLAAAELAARRTGGPVPRVRIDDGAVATAFTGERHLRIDGRAATTFAPLSRFWRSADGWVRTHANYPHHRVRLLATLGLPGDTPDDVAVAAVAASFAGRRSEEIERTVYAAGGLAVAARTPAQWAADPQGAALAGTPLVAGKRLDDAPVRRTAAPGGEPVLPAAGLRVLDLTRVIAGPVATRTLALLGADVLRIDSPRLPESPDAHGDTGFGKRSADLDLDRPSGRAALDALLDEADVVVVGYRPGALDRFGLTPRSLAARRPGLVVGRLSAWGFAGPWAERRGFDSLVQVATGIASVQAGPEGTPGALPAQALDHGTGYLLAAAVLRALTEQHDEGGSRLVTLSLARTAAWLLDELPAPAPEGPDSGADGAHDSYDPEKWLTETDGPLGRLRHALPAVAFDGSPANWSRPPGPLGADRPDWLAAR, from the coding sequence ATGAACCAGGTACGTGCATCCGGCATCGAACAGGCGTGGGCGGCGCTGGGCGGCGATCCCGCGCTGCTCGCCCGCATCGGGACGGCCGGTCGCGGCGGGGCGCTCCCCGCGCGGCTGCCCGTCATGGAGCTGGCCCGGTCCACCGTGGCGGTCTGCTCGCTGGCCGCCGCCGAACTGGCCGCCCGCCGGACCGGTGGCCCGGTGCCCCGGGTCCGGATCGACGACGGCGCGGTGGCGACGGCGTTCACCGGTGAGCGTCATCTGCGGATCGACGGGCGGGCGGCGACCACCTTCGCCCCGTTGTCCAGGTTCTGGCGCTCGGCGGACGGCTGGGTCCGTACGCATGCCAACTACCCGCATCACCGGGTCCGGTTGCTGGCCACGCTGGGGCTGCCCGGGGACACCCCGGACGACGTCGCGGTGGCGGCGGTGGCCGCCTCGTTCGCCGGGCGCCGGAGCGAGGAGATCGAGCGGACGGTGTACGCGGCGGGCGGCCTGGCCGTGGCCGCCCGCACCCCGGCGCAGTGGGCGGCCGACCCGCAGGGCGCCGCCCTGGCGGGCACGCCGCTGGTGGCCGGGAAACGGCTCGACGACGCGCCGGTGCGCCGGACGGCGGCGCCCGGCGGCGAACCGGTGCTGCCCGCCGCCGGGTTGCGCGTACTGGACCTCACCCGGGTCATCGCCGGGCCCGTCGCCACCCGGACCCTGGCGCTGCTCGGCGCGGACGTGCTGCGGATCGACTCGCCGAGGCTGCCGGAGAGTCCGGACGCGCACGGCGACACCGGTTTCGGGAAGCGGTCGGCGGACCTGGACCTCGACCGCCCTTCCGGCCGGGCCGCTCTCGACGCGTTGCTGGACGAGGCGGACGTGGTCGTGGTCGGGTACCGGCCGGGGGCGCTGGACCGGTTCGGGCTGACGCCCCGGTCCCTGGCCGCGCGCAGGCCGGGGCTGGTCGTCGGACGGTTGTCGGCCTGGGGGTTTGCCGGCCCGTGGGCGGAGCGGCGCGGCTTCGACAGTCTGGTGCAGGTGGCCACGGGCATCGCCTCGGTCCAGGCCGGCCCGGAGGGCACGCCGGGTGCGCTGCCCGCGCAGGCGCTGGACCACGGCACCGGCTATCTGCTGGCCGCCGCCGTGCTGCGGGCCCTGACCGAGCAACACGACGAGGGCGGCTCCCGGCTGGTCACGCTCTCGCTGGCCCGTACCGCCGCCTGGCTGCTCGACGAACTGCCCGCCCCGGCCCCGGAAGGCCCCGACTCCGGCGCCGACGGGGCTCACGATTCGTACGACCCGGAGAAGTGGCTCACGGAGACGGACGGTCCGCTGGGCCGGCTGCGGCACGCGCTGCCGGCGGTCGCCTTCGACGGCTCCCCCGCGAACTGGTCGCGCCCGCCCGGCCCGCTGGGGGCGGACCGTCCGGACTGGCTCGCGGCCCGGTGA